From one Bacteroidales bacterium genomic stretch:
- a CDS encoding dihydrolipoamide acetyltransferase family protein produces MANFDIIMPKMGESIEEATITNWFVKEGDRIEEDEVLLEIATDKVDSEIPSPVEGVVKKILFKQDEIVAVGTVIAVIDLEGDASSTSGEETDPAVAEKSNAPDSEPEQEISSQEEKEDKEDKEEISSTQGRFYSPLVKTIAAKEDVSQEELNSIQGSGLNGRVRKEDLLGFLEQRGAGKALSAEKPEPVATDPGALREPAKKAVPETVRGSEGDEVIEMSRLRKLIAEHMIRSKQTSAHVTNMIEVDVTSVVNWRNQVKENFLKREGVKLTYLPVFLEATVKALRDFPQINASVDGDHIVIKKKINLGIAVSLPDNNLIVPNIKDAGTLNLSGIARKMTELAAAARSNKLNPDDISGGTFTVTNFGSFQNDIGTPIINQPEVAILAVGAIKKKPAVIESPMGDMIAIRQKMWLSLTYDHRIVDGALGGAFLKRLGDYLESFDPETGNFKL; encoded by the coding sequence ATGGCAAATTTTGATATTATCATGCCAAAAATGGGTGAGAGTATTGAAGAAGCAACTATTACAAACTGGTTTGTAAAAGAAGGGGACCGGATAGAGGAGGATGAGGTCCTTCTTGAAATCGCTACCGACAAAGTTGATTCTGAGATCCCGTCACCTGTTGAGGGAGTTGTAAAAAAAATTCTTTTCAAACAGGATGAGATTGTTGCAGTAGGCACAGTAATCGCTGTGATTGACCTGGAGGGAGATGCTTCATCCACTTCGGGCGAGGAAACAGATCCTGCAGTTGCAGAAAAGAGCAACGCACCGGATAGTGAGCCTGAACAGGAAATCAGCAGCCAGGAAGAGAAGGAAGACAAGGAAGACAAGGAAGAGATAAGTTCCACACAGGGACGGTTCTACTCCCCCCTGGTAAAAACCATTGCTGCAAAAGAGGATGTGTCACAGGAAGAACTGAATTCCATCCAGGGAAGCGGACTGAACGGGCGGGTTCGGAAGGAAGACCTTCTTGGTTTTCTGGAGCAAAGAGGAGCCGGTAAAGCGCTCAGTGCTGAGAAGCCGGAACCCGTCGCCACTGATCCTGGAGCCCTCAGGGAACCGGCAAAGAAGGCTGTTCCGGAAACGGTCCGGGGCAGCGAAGGAGATGAGGTGATTGAGATGAGCAGGCTGAGGAAACTGATTGCAGAACATATGATCCGCTCCAAGCAGACCTCTGCCCATGTGACCAATATGATTGAAGTGGATGTGACCAGTGTTGTGAACTGGCGGAATCAGGTAAAGGAAAACTTCCTGAAGAGAGAGGGGGTCAAACTGACCTACCTGCCGGTATTTCTGGAAGCAACAGTGAAGGCATTGAGGGATTTTCCGCAGATAAACGCCTCTGTGGACGGGGATCATATTGTCATTAAAAAGAAGATTAACCTTGGCATTGCCGTATCTCTTCCTGATAATAACCTGATTGTACCCAACATTAAAGATGCCGGAACCCTGAACCTTTCAGGAATTGCCAGGAAAATGACCGAGCTGGCCGCCGCTGCGCGCAGCAATAAGCTTAATCCTGATGATATCAGTGGCGGAACCTTCACCGTGACCAACTTTGGTTCTTTTCAAAATGATATCGGGACACCTATTATCAACCAGCCGGAAGTGGCCATCCTGGCCGTTGGAGCTATTAAGAAAAAACCGGCGGTGATTGAGTCACCCATGGGAGATATGATAGCCATCCGGCAGAAGATGTGGTTATCTCTTACCTATGACCACCGGATCGTTGATGGGGCACTGGGTGGTGCGTTTTTGAAGCGGCTGGGAGACTACCTGGAATCATTTGATCCGGAAACCGGAAATTTTAAACTCTGA
- a CDS encoding flavodoxin produces MNKTAIIYSFNTKKTGKIASQIQEAFHDDHIEMVNAEELTEELFLSFEQIIMGVPTWFDGELPNYWDEFVPALEDLDLNGKKIALFGLGDQTGYPENFLDGVGIMAKILEAQGATLVGFTSTEGYDYESSRAERDGQFLGLAIDYENQGSMNKPRIASWVDQLKKEFI; encoded by the coding sequence ATGAATAAGACCGCTATTATTTATAGTTTCAATACCAAAAAAACCGGAAAAATCGCCAGCCAGATCCAGGAGGCATTCCATGACGATCATATAGAAATGGTAAATGCTGAAGAGCTTACCGAAGAACTGTTCCTCTCCTTTGAACAGATTATCATGGGCGTCCCGACCTGGTTCGATGGCGAACTTCCCAACTACTGGGATGAATTTGTGCCTGCCCTTGAAGATCTTGATCTGAATGGTAAAAAGATCGCCCTGTTCGGATTGGGTGATCAAACAGGATATCCGGAAAATTTCCTGGATGGTGTTGGAATTATGGCTAAGATCCTTGAGGCTCAGGGAGCCACACTGGTGGGATTCACCTCCACGGAGGGCTACGATTATGAAAGTTCAAGAGCCGAAAGAGATGGCCAGTTCCTGGGATTAGCCATCGATTATGAAAATCAGGGTTCTATGAACAAACCCCGGATAGCTTCCTGGGTTGATCAGCTGAAAAAAGAGTTCATCTGA
- a CDS encoding thiamine pyrophosphate-dependent enzyme, giving the protein MSTNKKFSIKKTDKETLAKWFRLMLVGRAIDDRAPNYLKQAIGWSYHAPYAGHDGIQLAIGQVFDRENDHLFPYYRDMLTAYSAGLSAEELILNGISRDTDVAGGGRHMSNHFAKPEWNIHNVSSCTGNHTLHAVGVARAMKKYKFPGVAISSQGESSVSEGYVYEAINGASNEKLPVIFVFQDNGYGISVPKADQTANRKVANNFSGFKNLKIFHCNGKDVFDSMNTMTEAKEYVAKHEHPVIVHANCVRIHSHSNSDRHDLYRDDYELNYVYQYDPLAKFRRLLIRYEHFTEAELEILENEAREIVKAAHKVGMNAPQPSPESVHDFVIPEPYISDKYPEGIHHHEGEPKKLIVGLNETLKAEFRHNPDTFIWGQDVAYKEKGGIFNVTKGMQQEFGKDRVFNGPIAEDFIMGTANGMSRFNDKLRIVVEGAEFADYFWPAMEQFVETSHEYWRTKGQFSPNITVRLASGGYIGGGLYHSQTIEGSLTPLPGIRVVYPSYADDAAGLLRTSIRSRGTTLFLEPKALYNSPKVATPIPDDFEVPFGKARLRREGTDMSLITYGNTTPLCVDLADKFLKDNIASLEVLDLRSLSPLDTEAIVNTVKKTGKVLVVHEDKVFGGFGGEVAAMINDLAFEYLDGPVKRVGSTFTPVGFNRILEAAILPDLERIEKAAKELLNY; this is encoded by the coding sequence ATGTCAACAAATAAGAAATTCAGCATAAAAAAAACAGATAAGGAGACTCTGGCAAAATGGTTTAGACTGATGCTGGTTGGCAGGGCCATTGACGACAGGGCCCCCAACTATCTGAAACAGGCAATCGGGTGGTCCTACCATGCACCATACGCGGGGCATGATGGGATACAATTGGCTATCGGTCAGGTATTTGACCGGGAAAATGATCATTTGTTTCCCTACTACAGGGACATGCTTACTGCGTATTCTGCAGGGCTCTCGGCAGAAGAACTTATTCTGAACGGGATATCCAGAGATACGGATGTGGCAGGGGGTGGCAGACATATGTCCAACCATTTTGCCAAACCGGAATGGAACATACATAATGTATCCTCCTGTACCGGAAATCATACCTTGCATGCAGTAGGAGTGGCAAGAGCCATGAAAAAGTACAAGTTTCCCGGTGTGGCCATAAGCTCGCAGGGAGAGTCATCCGTTTCCGAAGGCTATGTATATGAGGCCATTAACGGGGCAAGCAACGAAAAGCTTCCGGTCATTTTTGTTTTCCAGGATAATGGTTACGGGATTTCAGTTCCCAAGGCTGACCAGACCGCCAACCGTAAAGTGGCCAATAACTTTTCCGGATTCAAGAACCTGAAAATCTTTCACTGCAACGGCAAAGATGTATTCGACAGTATGAACACCATGACCGAAGCCAAGGAGTATGTGGCCAAGCATGAACACCCGGTGATCGTTCATGCTAACTGCGTCCGGATACACTCACACTCGAATTCCGACAGGCATGATCTTTACCGCGACGATTATGAGCTGAATTATGTCTATCAGTATGATCCGCTGGCCAAATTCAGAAGACTTTTGATCAGGTATGAGCACTTTACCGAGGCTGAGCTGGAAATCCTTGAGAATGAAGCCAGAGAGATAGTGAAGGCTGCCCATAAAGTAGGAATGAATGCCCCGCAGCCTTCTCCGGAGTCTGTTCATGACTTTGTGATTCCCGAACCATATATCAGTGACAAGTATCCCGAAGGCATTCATCATCATGAAGGAGAGCCTAAAAAACTGATTGTAGGATTAAATGAGACCCTGAAAGCTGAATTTCGCCATAATCCGGACACGTTTATCTGGGGGCAGGACGTGGCCTATAAGGAGAAGGGTGGCATTTTCAATGTAACCAAGGGAATGCAGCAGGAATTTGGCAAAGATCGTGTTTTTAACGGTCCCATTGCAGAAGATTTTATCATGGGAACGGCAAACGGCATGAGCAGGTTTAATGATAAACTGCGGATTGTGGTGGAAGGGGCGGAATTTGCAGATTATTTCTGGCCAGCCATGGAGCAGTTTGTGGAAACCTCTCATGAATACTGGCGAACCAAAGGCCAGTTTTCACCCAATATCACGGTCAGACTTGCATCGGGTGGATACATCGGGGGCGGTCTTTACCATTCGCAGACCATAGAAGGATCCCTGACACCCCTGCCCGGAATCAGGGTAGTTTACCCCAGTTATGCGGATGACGCGGCCGGATTGCTCCGAACCAGCATACGCTCCAGGGGTACCACCCTCTTTTTGGAACCCAAAGCCCTTTATAACTCCCCCAAAGTGGCAACACCCATTCCGGATGATTTCGAAGTGCCCTTTGGTAAAGCGAGACTGAGAAGAGAAGGAACAGACATGAGCCTAATCACTTATGGTAATACAACACCCCTTTGTGTGGACCTGGCAGATAAATTCCTGAAGGATAATATCGCAAGTCTTGAGGTTCTTGACCTCCGTTCGCTTAGTCCCCTCGATACGGAGGCCATCGTGAACACCGTAAAGAAAACAGGGAAAGTTCTGGTAGTGCATGAAGACAAGGTATTTGGAGGGTTTGGGGGAGAAGTGGCCGCCATGATCAACGATCTGGCTTTTGAATACCTGGACGGACCAGTGAAAAGGGTGGGATCCACTTTTACACCGGTAGGATTCAACCGCATCCTGGAAGCCGCGATTCTGCCCGATCTGGAAAGAATCGAAAAAGCTGCGAAAGAATTGTTGAACTATTAA
- a CDS encoding 2-isopropylmalate synthase → MAKDRLYIFDTTLRDGEQVPGCQLNTIEKIEVAKALEELGVDVIEAGFPISSPGDFNSVIEISKAVTEPVICALTRAVKKDIEVAAESLKFAKRPRIHTGIGTSYYHIYHKLNSNPEEIIKRGVEAVTYAKSFVEDVEFYAEDAGRSDNKYLARVVEAMINAGATVINIPDTTGYTLPDEYGKKIKYLLDHVSNIDKAILSTHCHNDLGMATANTMSGVINGARQVEVTMNGIGERAGNTSLEEVAMIIKSRKHLNLIININPRKIYRTSRLVSTLMRMPVQANKAIVGRNAFAHSSGIHQDGVLKKRENYEIINPKSVGINESSILLTARSGRAALKHRLGKLGYTFSKEALDKIYDDFLELADSKKEIVDEDLKILAGAKNRDIKRNLHLLKLQVLCGKGTIPVASVSLQWEGECHSATAEGNGPVDASINAVKMILNRKVRIEEFLIQAITRGSDDLGKVHMQVEHKNVVYYGFSASTDIVTASVEAFIDAMSQIV, encoded by the coding sequence ATGGCAAAAGATCGCTTATATATTTTCGATACCACATTGAGGGACGGAGAACAGGTTCCTGGATGCCAGCTGAATACCATTGAGAAGATCGAGGTCGCCAAAGCCCTCGAGGAGCTTGGAGTGGATGTGATCGAAGCCGGATTCCCCATTTCCAGTCCGGGAGATTTCAACTCGGTCATTGAAATTTCCAAGGCCGTTACCGAACCGGTCATCTGCGCCCTTACCCGTGCAGTAAAAAAAGATATTGAAGTAGCCGCCGAGTCGCTGAAATTTGCCAAGCGTCCGAGGATCCACACAGGTATAGGAACCTCCTATTATCATATTTATCATAAACTGAACAGTAATCCGGAGGAAATCATTAAGCGGGGAGTTGAAGCGGTCACTTATGCCAAATCATTTGTGGAAGATGTGGAATTCTATGCTGAAGATGCAGGACGTTCAGACAATAAGTACCTGGCCCGGGTCGTGGAAGCAATGATCAATGCCGGGGCCACCGTGATTAATATTCCCGATACAACGGGCTACACCCTGCCCGATGAATACGGCAAAAAAATAAAATACCTGCTTGATCATGTGAGCAATATAGACAAAGCCATTCTTTCCACGCACTGCCATAACGACCTGGGCATGGCTACAGCCAATACCATGAGCGGAGTGATAAATGGAGCCAGGCAGGTCGAGGTAACGATGAACGGGATAGGAGAACGTGCAGGAAATACCTCCCTGGAAGAGGTGGCCATGATTATTAAGAGCCGCAAGCACCTGAACCTGATCATCAATATTAACCCCAGGAAGATCTATCGCACCAGCAGGCTGGTATCAACCCTGATGCGGATGCCCGTACAAGCCAACAAGGCTATTGTTGGAAGAAATGCATTTGCCCATTCATCCGGCATTCATCAGGACGGGGTGTTGAAAAAAAGGGAGAATTACGAAATTATCAATCCCAAGTCGGTTGGGATCAACGAGTCGTCCATCCTGCTTACCGCCCGAAGCGGCAGGGCGGCATTGAAACACAGGCTGGGAAAACTCGGTTATACTTTCAGTAAAGAGGCCCTGGATAAGATCTATGATGATTTTCTTGAGCTGGCCGACTCCAAGAAAGAGATCGTGGATGAAGATCTGAAGATACTGGCGGGAGCCAAAAACAGGGATATTAAACGAAATCTTCATCTGCTCAAGTTGCAGGTGCTGTGTGGTAAAGGCACTATCCCCGTGGCAAGCGTTTCACTCCAGTGGGAAGGGGAGTGCCATTCGGCCACAGCGGAAGGAAACGGTCCGGTAGATGCCTCTATCAATGCGGTAAAAATGATCCTGAACCGGAAAGTGAGGATTGAGGAGTTCCTGATACAGGCCATAACCCGGGGAAGCGATGATCTGGGGAAAGTGCATATGCAGGTAGAGCATAAAAATGTGGTCTACTATGGGTTTTCCGCCTCCACGGATATAGTCACGGCATCCGTTGAAGCATTTATTGATGCCATGAGTCAAATTGTTTAG